In the Pelmatolapia mariae isolate MD_Pm_ZW linkage group LG10_11, Pm_UMD_F_2, whole genome shotgun sequence genome, CTAAATTACAAGAGGTAAGGTTGAAGAACCCTGTGAGCGGTCTCATGGAGTATGCCCAGTATCTGGGCCAGAACTGCGAGTTCCTGCTGCTGGACCAGTCAGGACCCTCCCACGATCCTAGGTTAGTAAAATGATCCACATACACCAGGCTTTGTAAATGCTATTACGGCACTTACTGGTTTGTTACGGCTAATCACTGACTCAGGTTTTAGTGCCACAATAATTAGTTTACCAAGTTTAACTCATAAAATATCACAATTAATAGTGACAGTCCTGCTGTGTTACGACCTGATTTATCCAACATTTTCACGAGCTCATGAATTCAGTTaggttcagttttgtttatatggcacgaaatcacaacaacagtcacaacaaggcgctttatattgtaagttagTGACTCttcagtaatacagagaaaaccccaacaataaaATGTCCCTTTTTAACGAGCACTTGTCGACAGTGGGAAGgataaactcccttttaacaggaggaaACCTCAAGAGCACAACCACGCTTAGGGAGGGGGAGTCATCAGCTGCAACCCCTTGGGGGtgatgggaggaagacagaacaaaagacatgctgtggaagagagccagaaattaataataactagTGATTAAATGCAAGGAGGTGTATAAACACGTAGTGagtaaaaaagaagaatgaacaaaaaaaaaaaaacactcagtgcatcatgggaaacccCAAGAagcctagacctattgcagTGCCACTAAGGGAGGAGTCAGGGTCTCGTGATCCAGCCcaaactatatgctttatcaaaaaggaaatgaaatgagaaatatgctctctttctttcattttcttttgtacGGAAATTGTTCTACACAGATAAGACTTAACCGATATAGAGGGTAAATCCTAtcctttttttcattatgtgatagttttgtttttacacctacACAGATCTGTGTAGTCAGAGTCTATAAGAAATAAATCTGCCGAAGTGAAATCaaactaaaaatgtaaattactTTGCTTGTTAGTCAACATAGGAATCTTGGTAAAATTTTTTCTTGAATTAATCATATTTGCAGATAGTTGTGTCTcatctgtattttctttttttgcttctgtTAGATTTCGTATGCAGGTGATGCTCAACGGGAGGCTGTTTCCTGTCGCGGAAGCTTCTAGTAAGAAAGTTGCAAAAAAGGATGCTGCTGCAGCCACACTGCAAATCCTTGTCAAAGAGATGCAGGGGGGGACGTGCACCGCCGATGAGGAAAATACTGGCAATGTGGACCAGGTGATGGAGCTACTTCCAGACACCAGTGTAAGTTCTTTTCTAATCTGTGAAAATACGACCCCTTATGCATTTTAAGAAATGAAATCACATTTAGTCACAGCACGCTTTAACTAATTGCCTGTGACTGGTCAGACTTTCGTCAATTGAGAGTGTTGAATTTATTCACCAGGGCATGAACTGTAAACAGAAGTCTAATTACCTGTGCTGGCTAAAACTGTGTCCGTAGCAGTTATCTAATGTTGGAGACCAATTAAAAACTGTGTCTGAGAGATGCTGTAAATTATAGTTGGCATTTTTGTTTACTCTCTCCACAAGGGGCCTGGTGAAAGCACAGGGGGGATTTTTGGGTCTGGCGGTGTGGAAGGGACGGCAGAGGGACCTCGCCAACCCCTGTCCCGCTCTCTGCCTGGTGGCAAGAATCCGGTGTCGGTCCTTATGGAGTACAGCCAGCGCAGTGGGAAGCCCATCGAGTTCATCAACACTGGGCAGGCGGGTCCACCGCATGATCCAAGGTACTGACTCATTCACCTCCCTTTGAATCTGTCGCTTTGGATGTTCTTCTCCACACTGCATGCTCATAGGTTGAGTTTCTCTCTGTGGTCATACTTTTCTGcctcagagcagcagctgtTCAATATCTCTTCAGTACTGTAGTCATCTGACAAAGGCACAAAAACGTCTTTGTTCAGTCGATGGCCGGGTCAGACAAACAGTATAAACTTGTGTTTTCTTGCCATCACTTTCTAGAAAACGTGATCACTAGTCTTGATCATGATCTTGGTACAGGCTCCAGTTTCATTGTGATCATGGCGCATCTGCTCAGGCTTTGTAAATGTGAAGTTATGAATCTGATCTCAGTTACAATCCAATAAAATCCTGTCCCTTTCGTTTCCCTTTCTCTGTTCTGGGCTCAGGTTCATGTACAGGGTGAAGGTGGGAGAGAGCTTGTTTGCAGAGGCCTCAGCTCCAAACAAGAAGGCAGCTCGCCAGCTGGCAGCAGAGGAGGCTGTCAAAGAATTAATGGCTGATGGGAAACTGCAGCTCAACAAGGTGTTTAATGAGAAACCAAGAATAGATGGGGATTGCATATTCCTAAAATTAAAGGGATAATTGATTTCTTGGGcataaagaaattatttttgtcaTATATGTCACAAAGCTCTTTTCTTTACTGTTCACATCTTTCTTTTGCACCACCGCCTCACCCATCTGTCTTCTCCAGCCTCAGTTGCCCCTGGGTCCTTCCAGTGGCAGTGACGAGAGTTTTTCTGGGGCAACATGCCCCAGTTTACCTCCACTTACTGCAGATGAGTTGCGAGCAGCCCACGAGGCAGGGGTCGGGGACCTCATCAACCACCTGAACAACAATGCAGTGTCGGGTCTTCTGGAGTATGCCAGAGCCCGGGGCTTTGCTGCCGAGATCCGCCTTGTGGGCCAGTCTGGACCGCCACATGACCCTAAGTATGTTAGACCATGATGCAACCAAACCCACAGACCAGTCTGGGCTGCCACGTACTTGTAAAAGGAATATTTTATGTAGATTTTCGAATAAtttaaagatttcttttttgCCTTGCTTTACAGGATCTTTGGTGTGTTGCAATAACAACTCATGCTATGAGGGAATTATTAGAatagatatttgtgtttatcTCTTTGTTAAAACAGCTGGGGTTTCCATGCAATCacgtgaggggggggggggggggggggggggggggggaaaccaAGCAAAATCCTCTGCTTATCTTACTTTTTGCCCCGTCTTCTCAGGTTCACCTACCAGGCCAAGCTCGGCGGACGCTGGTTCCCTCCCGTCTGTGCGTCCAACAAGAAGCAGGGAAAGCAGGAAGCAGCTGATGCTGCACTGCGCGTTCTGATTGGAGAAGCTGAGAGAGCAGCCCGCACTGGGGAGCTTACACCAGCTGAGGTACTGACTATTCAATGAATTCAGGCATTTCATCTTAAAAGTTAAAAGTGCACCAGCTTTAAAAGAGCTTTCTGTGGCTCAGCGTGGGATTACAGCTGAACATAATGGAATGAAAGAGTAGAGCATAGCAACAGGTTCTGCTTAGCTTGATTACTTGTGCTGAAAGATTAAGCTCAAAGTAATCTAAAGTAAATGCTTGAAGGATAATCAACTAACCACTTCACTTACTCTCCTGAGAAAATAATATCAGAAAATGTCTTTATGTACATTTGAAATGTATAACCTCTTTCAAGACAAAAGCAGTCTAAGGTAAACTCTTTCATAATAAAGAACACAACACAAGGGTGTAAGGAAGTGACACGTCTGTATAGACAGCATACTAAAACATGCAGTTTGTTATATTCTCCTGTTTTAGTTTCACATTTTTGTCCAATTCATATTCAGAGAATCCTGAATATTGaataataatgttttaaataatgcttcctgtctttctttcctttgcatGTTTTTGTACTCCCTTCTCCTAGTTACCAGTGAGCGGCAGCACACTGCATGATCAGATAGCAATGTTGAGTCACCAGCGCTTCAACGCTCTGACCACACGGATCCAGCACTGCCTTCTGGGACGCAAGATTCTGGCCACGATCATCATGAGGAGGGGGGAGGGCCTGGGGACTGTTGTCAGCCTTGGAACTGGTACATCCATTACCTTTAGCGTATAACATATGAAATGACCAAAGTGGTAAAAATGTAAGGAATTGTGGAGCACTGTGGGGGTGGATGGGGGGATTGCCCCTGCGTTTTTTCCATGATGTTTAGTTTTGTGGATTTCTGCGCTTAGAGGTATGTACTGTCACAAAGCTGAAGCAACTAGGTCACCGCTGAACCGAGAGGCGCTGCATTGTCGTGTTTTTTGACAttgaatttgtctttttttctctccctctctctcattctTGTTGTCAGGAAATCGCTGTGTTAAAGGGGAGGAGCTGAGCCTTAAAGGAGAGACTGTTAATGACTGCCATGCAGAAATCATCTCCAGGAGAGGATTTATTCGGTAGAAATTGATATCTTGCTtctttatcagtgtttctccTACACTTCTAAAAATACCCCCCTCTCCCTGAAACGGCGTCTGTGGGACATTATAAGTCTAGCTCACCTTCTCCTTTCCTCTCAGGTTTCTGTACAGTGAGCTGCTCAAGCACTATGAAGGTGCAGACGATAGTATATTTGAACCGGCGGAGAATAACAAACTACGGATCAAATCTGACATCACCTTTCACCTCTACATTAGGTGGGAGAATGagatgttttctttctctttcttcacTACCCCCCAAGCCTTCACTTTCACAcatcagtgtttcctgtttagCTCTGTGAGGTCTCATCTCCTAAACTGCAGGTTGCTTTGCTGTGCATCATAGCAATACCTtatctctctcctttttctctcatCCTTAGTACGGCACCGTGTGGGGATGGTGCTCTGTTTGATAAGTCATGCAGTGAGGCGGGGGATGAAGCTCAAGGCCACCAGCCTCTATTTGAGAATGCTAAGCAGGGCAAGCTTCGCACTAAAGTGGAGAATGGTGAAGCACGATACTAAAAGAGAAATTGGCTTTTATGTACATGATCTGTCATGAAATGTAGATGAAAACAAATGATACCACATCCTGGTTTGTAAGCAAGAGTGTGCCGTTGGTCTTTGCCAGGTGAGGGCACCATCCCTGTGGAGTCAAGTGCCATTGTACCCACCTGGGATGGCATCCAGCACGGTGAAAGGCTGAGGACAATGAGCTGCAGTGATAAGATCCTGCGCTGGAATGTGATAGGCCTACAGGGGGCACTGCTTACCCATTTCCTGGATCCCATCTACCTGAAGTCCATCACACTTGGTAAAATATGAAGATTTCTTTGTGCAGATTAGAGTCAGTGAAAAATGATGGACTCCCATTGCATTGGTTCTGGACTTGGATACCAGTCTTACAGCATGTCTTTGCGTCTCTTATCCAACAGGCTATTTGTACAGCCACGGTCACCTGACACGCGCCGTTTGCTGTCGGTTGGCCAGAGACGGTGAGGCTTTCACGCAAAGTCTCCCCACTCCCTTCAAGCTGAACCACCCTGAGGTAACCGCACAGGTTTTTGGCAAGGTCACACTTGGAACATTAATCATGAACATTAAGTTTATTCTCACTAAATCCATCAAGCTGCCAACAATCCTATTTGTGCCTgcacagcttcttctttttttttattgctcatattattttaaatttggcTCATCCATCAATTAACAAAAAGCCAGCAGGTTGCTGTTGTAACACcaagagaaaaggaagaaatatAGCAGCTGGCAcactttcagttttttcttttttttgagcctttttttttccttaacatTTTCTTGGTTTGTCATTTAGTTTGACACTAATCAACACAGTATGACGCCTCTGACACATCAGTGATGCACGTGTTACTCATCTAATTAAAGAACTGctaatttacaaaatgtgctCTCTCTCCCCATCCCTTCTCCCACACCACCTGGTTGGACTTGTAGGTCGGCAGGGTGAGTGTGTATGACTCCACACGTCACACAGGCAAGACCAAGGAGTCCAGTGTGAACTGGAGCTTTCCAGACCAGCACAGTGTTGAAGTGCTTGACGGGACCAAAGGAAAAGTAGATGGGTATGTAGCATGTAGGGACTGACATGTATTATCTTTActgaatttttgttttgtttttttattattaatagtaaGGATTGTGAGTTGATTTGAAATCTACAATTGACATTACATTCAACAGCTTCAAGACTTATTGTATTATCCTTTTCgatctttattttctttagtatTGATTATGTTTGTACATATAGCTCAGACTCACGAGAGTAAAACTAGAACAGCAACCTCTTTGCAACTAGTAAATTCAGTGGTTGCACTAAATTTGTATGCTGTTGGTGACAAAATGCAAGTAGTTGCAGCAACCAACTCATTGCCTAGTGGTTTAGGATTTTGCATACTCAACCTCTGGGCAATCAGTTTACTCACAAGGTGTTTGTACAGGTTGTATGATGGGAGGAAGCATGTCACAGTCTTGGACTGACTGCAGTCAGTCTCAGACAAACCAGTGAAAGCATGCAAATTATTGCTGTCTAACTGATCCAACACACTGCATCAATTGGAGTCAGACTGCGTTGAGTCAACTTGTCTTTAAAGCATCACTTTGCAACTGTTCAGGTTACATTCCAGTATAAAAGCAATCAGAGCACCTGTGTCATTTTACAGTTAAATGGTCGTCCTACAGCAACTGCGTCactatttgtggaggaatttctggaTTTCTGTTCCATGTGTAAGATTTGCACTCTGAGTATAAGTAGATAATGTCAATTTCTGAATACATAGAAACAACAgatttgcagtttttgctgatttatcacagttaatcatCATGGTATTACAAACAGAGTTCATGCAGTTGCCAACTTGACCACATTCAGTCacagactgatagcagactgactcaGTCTTCCTTAACCACAGTCGCTTGAAGACAGCAGGTGATGGCGAGGAGTCGCAGACCTGGTCCCTGTCATTaaagaaacagttttaaatGCACGAGGAGTCCAACATTGTTGCACATGGTTGCAGTAATGTTGGTCACCCTGAGGTGTACAGCCACTGCTTTTCCTAGTGTGACTTTTGCATAACAAGGAAAAAGAAGTCAGACattctgattttaaaaatgctttgttgCTATCTTGAGCTGTTGTTCAGTGTGAGCCACATAAAGCTTTGAAAAgaagtgtcttgatgcatgctcaataatTCAGATAAAGAAATCCAACCAAGTTAATTCGGTTCATGTGGACCAACATTTTCAGTGGCAGAAATGTTTTATCGCTCATCCAGGTAACCACTACAGTCTCAGGAAATGTCTGGTGAGACTTCTTCAGCCTCACTGGACGTTTGTGACATCGCTCATCCAAGTGACaggaagtcacttggatgagcgatgaaacgtttctcccactgaaaacgttgcATCCAGATGAACTGAATTAACTTTAGGGGATTTGAATGGATGCTGACACCCACTCTGggggaaacactgaagcaggTTGTGataattcagtttcagtttgtgGAGTTTTTTCCCCTTATTTATCTTTATAACGTCTTCTCACACCCTCCTATACCACATTAGTAATAAAAACTCTTTACAAAACACCATAAACTGAAAGCTGTTTGCAGATTTTTTGcttcatttaattttaattaagtGAGTCAAAACAGAGCAGCAGGGAGCGAAGTAAGCTAAATAAGAAACACTGCATGATCTGAGGAAACACTTTGTCATGCCAGCCTGCCAGACAAACCATAATGCTTTTCCTGTCAcacttgttttgcattttttttttaaacactttgctAATGTCTTTTTTGTCCAGGACCAAACTGGCCGTGTCCCGCGTGTCCAAGTCCAATCTATTCCATCTTTTCCGCTCCCTGTGCCAGCGAAGCGGTCGCACTGACCTCCTCTCCCTGCCCTCCTACGCTCAGGCAAAGATGTCTGCTGTGTCCTTCCAGCAAGCCAAGCAACAGTTTTTCCAAGCTCTCAGCGCCCACGGCTACGGAGCCTGGATCGGAAAACCCCTGGAAGAAAAGAGCTTCGAGGCTGGGGAGGGAAACGGGAACAATGGGGCACCTGTGGGAAACAGCAACAATGTAGGAGCAGTGGAGGCATAGAACTGTTGTGTCGAGTGCTTTATAAAATAATACCACTGGGTGCAGGGAGAAAAGCTCAAAGTGCAAACGGGTTAAAGACAAAAGGATAATCAAACAATGTGACGACGCTAGTGCCCAAAACTTTGGAAAGACTAAagagagagtgaaagaaagGGACACAAGAAGTGAGTGGAATGGGTCAAGGAGGGCAAACCCTAAAGGATGAGCGAGTCCACAGCTGACAAGACAGAGCTCCGCGGGGTGTACAGAATATTGTAGACACTACATGCAAAAGAATTAGTCTGAAGTCAGTAAACCAACATGGCAGGCACTGCTCGGAAGCTCAGacagtttcagtttttctttgtcaCCGTTTGGCATTTGTGGTTCTTGCTTTCCTATTGTACTACTTGATGTTCACACTTATATGTGCAGATTCCCGTTGCAAATGTCTGCACCCAAATCACTTGTTCTCTTTGCAGAGGAGAAAAACTGCTTATTGGAATTCAGCCTGGTGTGACCAGTGCCATGTAGCAGTGTTTGTAATTGTGATTAATTTACTTTGCAGTGGAATGCTTCTATCATGAagtatccccccccccccccgttcattatgcttttattgtgttaatgtgttttttaggACAAAGAGAAATAATGGGACACCCTCAGCGGGAACTTTCGGGTTGGATTTTTGAAACTGCATTGATTTAATTTTGATGTCAAAAGGAAAATTGCAAGAATGTACATaagaaaatcattaattaatGTTCATTGTTCAACATTTCAGTCTTTAATTCCCGTACATGCTTTAAAGTCTTCAGTCAGACTTCTTTTTAGTTAAACATGCTGATCGTACGTCTGCTGGCTGTTGTTGcagctttttgtcttttttccttgCGTTTTGAGTATTTCTCTTCCTCCTGAACCCCCGACCCTCTTCTGTCAAAGTGTTCATCAGTAGCTGGGTATGTTTTTAAATCCTGGGAAGCCTCACGTGTCCTGCCTGTGGGGAAAGCCACCttatatttttcaaaatataaatctaaataCACAAAGGTTTCAAGTTCTGGTAAACTGGGTAGTTTTTGAAAACTGCGGCTTAAGTTTTGTCTTTGATTTGAGTGTATGAtgcaatatataaatatatacagatatatatatggTATATACAAATACATGAACACAAAGATGTACAGTGGGTTCCAAAAGTTT is a window encoding:
- the adar gene encoding double-stranded RNA-specific adenosine deaminase isoform X2 codes for the protein MSRGRGGPSKEHYYRHPQPRVQERDNFYRPGPGVFYPRAGPQQIAHPSYYDGPAHPEAHIQPSSPLIPSTPPTPSHIKVVPNSVTHNSLYSPNHGAGPSPNSFHDKQREFLTGQISEAPQFRATVSGGGGGGFVPNRSHSTIYQPQSGYCRYPNSSPRGRGASQDRRTYRPGAGASRGNLAPRHLNQNQFQGKNHNQHSSRQWRTQTDSLCDQFQGLLLKDRPNRGGERFDKHSSSSSTGNLSFCKPNITLTTQIQGEVHEALAALKPSESISAKVLARKLHLPKKVVNKALYSLERLQKASKQGLTPPEWTLYREPLRVEEDQSTKYHVQNQPPYSLASSEPPQKPEEKVETETEEEVQAKEEDSDTESSSSYSSSLDFSDSEDSQSSAKGQHHEKQHPSTSSSPDQDIKGAVMAEQKEQIFKYLLQSKEATALNIAKNIGLKTAKQVNSTLYALEKQGEVVRNVEVNPPTWELSTHRRERMERSLKAAQSNPTVLVKMEVEEEEVSAIFSPSPLPPLPGLEPLSSASCKSENANEGQWSTDDIPEFLNAIRRETDAEKKAAEKTNAMGTVAVSVAAPPPQNLWAKLQEVRLKNPVSGLMEYAQYLGQNCEFLLLDQSGPSHDPRFRMQVMLNGRLFPVAEASSKKVAKKDAAAATLQILVKEMQGGTCTADEENTGNVDQVMELLPDTSGPGESTGGIFGSGGVEGTAEGPRQPLSRSLPGGKNPVSVLMEYSQRSGKPIEFINTGQAGPPHDPRFMYRVKVGESLFAEASAPNKKAARQLAAEEAVKELMADGKLQLNKPQLPLGPSSGSDESFSGATCPSLPPLTADELRAAHEAGVGDLINHLNNNAVSGLLEYARARGFAAEIRLVGQSGPPHDPKFTYQAKLGGRWFPPVCASNKKQGKQEAADAALRVLIGEAERAARTGELTPAELPVSGSTLHDQIAMLSHQRFNALTTRIQHCLLGRKILATIIMRRGEGLGTVVSLGTGNRCVKGEELSLKGETVNDCHAEIISRRGFIRFLYSELLKHYEGADDSIFEPAENNKLRIKSDITFHLYISTAPCGDGALFDKSCSEAGDEAQGHQPLFENAKQGKLRTKVENGEGTIPVESSAIVPTWDGIQHGERLRTMSCSDKILRWNVIGLQGALLTHFLDPIYLKSITLGYLYSHGHLTRAVCCRLARDGEAFTQSLPTPFKLNHPEVGRVSVYDSTRHTGKTKESSVNWSFPDQHSVEVLDGTKGKVDGTKLAVSRVSKSNLFHLFRSLCQRSGRTDLLSLPSYAQAKMSAVSFQQAKQQFFQALSAHGYGAWIGKPLEEKSFEAGEGNGNNGAPVGNSNNVGAVEA
- the adar gene encoding double-stranded RNA-specific adenosine deaminase isoform X1, with product MSRGRGGPSKEHYYRHPQPRVQERDNFYRPGPGVFYPRAGPQQIAHPSYYDGPAHPEAHIQPSSPLIPSTPPTPSHIKVVPNSVTHNSLYSPNHGAGPSPNSFHDKQREFLTGQISEAPQFRATVSGGGGGGFVPNRSHSTIYQPQSGYCRYPNSSPRGRGASQDRRTYRPGAGASRGNLAPRHLNQNQFQGKNHNQHSSRQWRTQTDSLCDQFQGLLLKDRPNRGGERFDKHSSSSSTGNLSFCKPNITLTTQIQGEVHEALAALKPSESISAKVLARKLHLPKKVVNKALYSLERLQKASKQGLTPPEWTLYREPLRVEEDQSTKYHVQNQPPYSLASSEPPQKPEEKVETETEEEVQAKEEDSDTESSSSYSSSLDFSDSEDSQSSAKGQHHEKQHPSTSSSPDQDIKGAVMAEQKEQIFKYLLQSKEATALNIAKNIGLKTAKQVNSTLYALEKQGEVVRNVEVNPPTWELSTHRRERMERSLKAAQSNPTVLVKMEVEEEEVSAIFSPSPLPPLPGLEVLTGGWIPDQILSEAPLSSASCKSENANEGQWSTDDIPEFLNAIRRETDAEKKAAEKTNAMGTVAVSVAAPPPQNLWAKLQEVRLKNPVSGLMEYAQYLGQNCEFLLLDQSGPSHDPRFRMQVMLNGRLFPVAEASSKKVAKKDAAAATLQILVKEMQGGTCTADEENTGNVDQVMELLPDTSGPGESTGGIFGSGGVEGTAEGPRQPLSRSLPGGKNPVSVLMEYSQRSGKPIEFINTGQAGPPHDPRFMYRVKVGESLFAEASAPNKKAARQLAAEEAVKELMADGKLQLNKPQLPLGPSSGSDESFSGATCPSLPPLTADELRAAHEAGVGDLINHLNNNAVSGLLEYARARGFAAEIRLVGQSGPPHDPKFTYQAKLGGRWFPPVCASNKKQGKQEAADAALRVLIGEAERAARTGELTPAELPVSGSTLHDQIAMLSHQRFNALTTRIQHCLLGRKILATIIMRRGEGLGTVVSLGTGNRCVKGEELSLKGETVNDCHAEIISRRGFIRFLYSELLKHYEGADDSIFEPAENNKLRIKSDITFHLYISTAPCGDGALFDKSCSEAGDEAQGHQPLFENAKQGKLRTKVENGEGTIPVESSAIVPTWDGIQHGERLRTMSCSDKILRWNVIGLQGALLTHFLDPIYLKSITLGYLYSHGHLTRAVCCRLARDGEAFTQSLPTPFKLNHPEVGRVSVYDSTRHTGKTKESSVNWSFPDQHSVEVLDGTKGKVDGTKLAVSRVSKSNLFHLFRSLCQRSGRTDLLSLPSYAQAKMSAVSFQQAKQQFFQALSAHGYGAWIGKPLEEKSFEAGEGNGNNGAPVGNSNNVGAVEA
- the adar gene encoding double-stranded RNA-specific adenosine deaminase isoform X3 — protein: MSRGRGGPSKEHYYRHPQPRVQERDNFYRPGPGVFYPRAGPQQIAHPSYYDGPAHPEAHIQPSSPLIPSTPPTPSHIKVVPNSVTHNSLYSPNHGAGPSPNSFHDKQREFLTGQISEAPQFRATVSGGGGGGFVPNRSHSTIYQPQSGYCRYPNSSPRGRGASQDRRTYRPGAGASRGNLAPRHLNQNQFQGKNHNQHSSRQWRTQTDSLCDQFQGLLLKDRPNRGGERFDKHSSSSSTGNLSFCKPNITLTTQIQGEVHEALAALKPSESISAKVLARKLHLPKKVVNKALYSLERLQKASKQGLTPPEWTLYREPLRVEEDQSTKYHVQNQPPYSLASSEPPQKPEEKVETETEEEVQAKEEDSDTESSSSYSSSLDFSDSEDSQSSAKGQHHEKQHPSTSSSPDQDIKGAVMAEQKEQIFKYLLQSKEATALNIAKNIGLKTAKQVNSTLYALEKQGEVVRNVEVNPPTWELSTHRRERMERSLKAAQSNPTVLVKMEVEEEEPLSSASCKSENANEGQWSTDDIPEFLNAIRRETDAEKKAAEKTNAMGTVAVSVAAPPPQNLWAKLQEVRLKNPVSGLMEYAQYLGQNCEFLLLDQSGPSHDPRFRMQVMLNGRLFPVAEASSKKVAKKDAAAATLQILVKEMQGGTCTADEENTGNVDQVMELLPDTSGPGESTGGIFGSGGVEGTAEGPRQPLSRSLPGGKNPVSVLMEYSQRSGKPIEFINTGQAGPPHDPRFMYRVKVGESLFAEASAPNKKAARQLAAEEAVKELMADGKLQLNKPQLPLGPSSGSDESFSGATCPSLPPLTADELRAAHEAGVGDLINHLNNNAVSGLLEYARARGFAAEIRLVGQSGPPHDPKFTYQAKLGGRWFPPVCASNKKQGKQEAADAALRVLIGEAERAARTGELTPAELPVSGSTLHDQIAMLSHQRFNALTTRIQHCLLGRKILATIIMRRGEGLGTVVSLGTGNRCVKGEELSLKGETVNDCHAEIISRRGFIRFLYSELLKHYEGADDSIFEPAENNKLRIKSDITFHLYISTAPCGDGALFDKSCSEAGDEAQGHQPLFENAKQGKLRTKVENGEGTIPVESSAIVPTWDGIQHGERLRTMSCSDKILRWNVIGLQGALLTHFLDPIYLKSITLGYLYSHGHLTRAVCCRLARDGEAFTQSLPTPFKLNHPEVGRVSVYDSTRHTGKTKESSVNWSFPDQHSVEVLDGTKGKVDGTKLAVSRVSKSNLFHLFRSLCQRSGRTDLLSLPSYAQAKMSAVSFQQAKQQFFQALSAHGYGAWIGKPLEEKSFEAGEGNGNNGAPVGNSNNVGAVEA